One window from the genome of Candidatus Yanofskybacteria bacterium encodes:
- a CDS encoding type II/IV secretion system protein encodes MAQISTKQDLEKELEEKLSSIQVQKIEEETKATAQKSSLPYADLKIFPIDTNAVLIVDEKDARSGQLVVLSKTGQNLKIAVSDPQNQQTQLILNKLKTQGYAYGLVITSPLSLETAWQRYREKKERTEETHGVVTLKENELSDIEKQIKDIADLKERLTALPITKVLDILIAGALKIKASDIHFEPEEKVIRLRYRLDGVLSDVVDFSTEGYPNILSRIKLLSGLKINIHDSPQDGRFTVRREGQDIEVRVSILPGNYGENIVMRILDPTTIKQKLEDLGMREDILEQIKKLLEKTSGAILTTGPTGSGKTTTLYAFIKHVNKSDVKIITIEDPIEYHVEGVSQTQVDPKAGYTFAGGLRSIVRQDPDVILVGEIRDVETAEIAMQAALTGHLVFSTLHTNNASGTIPRLIDLGVRPITIAPAINAAMAQRLVRRLCQKCKKKEKISKEDLELLKKYLAVLPKNMEIPKLNESLEIFYPQQCQECNNTGYQGRVGIYELFEIDDEMEKLILTSPAISEVHGLAVKKGMITLLQDGLLKVLDGTTSIEEVMRVIGE; translated from the coding sequence GTGGCACAAATATCCACAAAACAAGACTTGGAAAAGGAACTGGAAGAAAAACTTTCCTCTATTCAGGTACAAAAAATTGAGGAAGAAACAAAAGCAACCGCTCAAAAATCAAGTTTGCCTTATGCTGACCTTAAAATATTTCCCATTGATACTAATGCTGTTTTAATCGTGGATGAAAAAGATGCTCGCAGCGGCCAGTTGGTAGTGCTGTCAAAAACTGGACAAAATCTTAAAATTGCCGTTTCTGACCCGCAAAACCAACAAACACAACTTATCTTAAATAAACTGAAAACACAGGGATATGCTTATGGACTGGTGATAACATCTCCGCTAAGTTTAGAAACGGCTTGGCAAAGATACCGCGAGAAAAAAGAACGGACAGAAGAAACACACGGAGTGGTCACTCTCAAAGAAAATGAACTATCAGATATAGAAAAACAAATAAAAGACATAGCTGATCTGAAAGAGCGGCTTACTGCCCTGCCGATAACTAAGGTTCTTGATATATTAATAGCCGGCGCGCTTAAGATAAAGGCTTCGGATATACATTTTGAACCAGAAGAAAAAGTAATACGCCTGCGCTATAGGCTCGACGGCGTGTTAAGCGATGTTGTTGATTTCTCCACGGAGGGCTACCCGAATATCCTTTCGCGTATTAAGTTGCTGTCTGGCTTAAAAATAAACATTCACGACTCACCGCAAGATGGACGCTTCACCGTAAGAAGAGAGGGTCAAGACATAGAAGTCAGGGTTTCAATTTTGCCGGGAAATTACGGTGAAAATATCGTCATGCGCATATTGGATCCCACGACTATCAAGCAAAAACTTGAGGATTTGGGCATGAGGGAAGACATATTGGAACAGATTAAAAAACTCCTTGAAAAAACCAGCGGTGCGATACTTACAACCGGCCCGACTGGTTCCGGCAAAACGACAACTCTTTACGCTTTCATAAAACATGTTAACAAGTCTGATGTAAAAATAATTACCATAGAAGATCCAATTGAGTACCATGTTGAAGGCGTTTCACAAACGCAAGTTGATCCAAAAGCCGGCTATACTTTTGCTGGCGGCCTGCGTTCAATCGTCCGACAAGATCCCGACGTGATACTGGTAGGCGAAATACGCGACGTGGAGACTGCGGAAATTGCCATGCAGGCGGCACTCACGGGACATTTGGTTTTTTCAACGTTGCACACTAACAACGCCTCTGGAACAATTCCACGGCTAATAGATTTGGGTGTAAGACCGATAACGATTGCCCCAGCAATTAATGCCGCAATGGCTCAAAGATTAGTCAGACGGCTTTGCCAAAAATGTAAGAAAAAAGAGAAAATCAGCAAAGAAGATTTGGAGTTGCTTAAAAAATATCTTGCTGTTTTACCAAAAAATATGGAAATACCGAAATTGAATGAATCACTGGAAATATTTTATCCTCAACAATGTCAAGAATGCAATAATACCGGCTATCAAGGCAGGGTTGGCATTTATGAATTATTTGAGATTGACGACGAAATGGAAAAACTAATTCTAACATCACCGGCGATATCAGAAGTCCACGGCTTAGCTGTGAAAAAAGGAATGATTACATTATTACAAGATGGACTATTAAAAGTACTAGACGGGACCACATCTATAGAAGAAGTTATGCGGGTTATAGGAGAATAA
- the nusA gene encoding transcription termination/antitermination protein NusA, whose amino-acid sequence MLDTKQFISAIKQIAEEKGIPEDKVVETIEAAIAAAYKRDYGEKGQIIRAKLNQETGDVKITQIKYVVEGADEEGNVIGEVPDRPEAVELQRIQKDAEFSQRRTDVKKGEPVEGGEAEEDGKIKFNPEKYLTLEEAKKINKKLKVGDEVVIERESKTDFGRIAAQTAKQVIIQRLREVEREAIFAEFKKKENEVVSGVVQRVEGSMVYIDLGRTNGLLIPAEQLYQENYRIGQRLRFLILRVEETNRGPVVLLSRSHPTLVLKLFEFEVPEIDAGSVEIKAIAREAGSRSKIAVISNEEGVDPIGSLVGQKGVRVQTVINELGGEKVDIIEWNDDSAKFISNALSPAKIIDVKILDEQKRHALVEVADDQFSLAIGKKGQNVRLAAKLTGWKIDVRAPQAKMTLEVAEAEKEGEVQKTEVLSAEPVEVKDEQEKSEEPKKESEKPKKAKKKKKEE is encoded by the coding sequence ATGCTAGATACAAAACAATTTATATCAGCGATTAAACAAATTGCTGAGGAAAAAGGTATACCAGAAGATAAGGTCGTAGAAACCATTGAGGCCGCAATTGCCGCAGCCTATAAAAGAGACTATGGCGAGAAAGGTCAGATTATCAGGGCAAAATTAAACCAGGAAACTGGCGATGTTAAGATTACCCAGATTAAATATGTGGTTGAAGGGGCGGATGAGGAGGGTAATGTAATAGGTGAAGTTCCAGACCGACCCGAAGCAGTGGAGCTTCAAAGGATACAAAAAGATGCTGAGTTTTCTCAAAGAAGAACCGATGTCAAAAAGGGTGAGCCTGTTGAGGGTGGCGAAGCTGAAGAAGACGGTAAAATAAAATTTAATCCCGAAAAATATCTTACCCTTGAAGAAGCTAAGAAGATAAACAAGAAGCTGAAGGTGGGTGATGAGGTGGTAATCGAACGTGAATCCAAAACTGATTTTGGAAGGATTGCGGCCCAAACTGCTAAGCAAGTTATAATCCAGAGGCTACGAGAGGTAGAAAGGGAAGCAATTTTTGCAGAATTTAAGAAAAAAGAAAACGAAGTTGTTTCCGGCGTCGTTCAGAGGGTGGAAGGTAGTATGGTTTACATTGATTTGGGCAGGACTAACGGTTTGCTTATTCCGGCTGAGCAACTCTATCAGGAAAATTATCGGATAGGGCAGCGTTTAAGGTTTTTAATACTAAGAGTAGAGGAAACCAACCGTGGACCGGTTGTGCTATTATCTCGCTCTCATCCAACATTGGTATTAAAGTTATTTGAGTTCGAAGTTCCCGAAATTGATGCTGGAAGCGTGGAAATCAAAGCTATCGCCAGAGAAGCAGGCTCAAGATCAAAAATTGCAGTTATATCAAACGAGGAAGGTGTCGATCCTATTGGTTCCCTGGTTGGTCAAAAGGGAGTGCGTGTTCAGACAGTAATCAACGAATTGGGCGGTGAGAAAGTTGATATTATTGAATGGAACGATGATTCAGCAAAATTTATTTCGAATGCTTTGTCACCAGCTAAAATTATTGACGTAAAAATATTGGACGAACAAAAACGTCATGCTTTGGTAGAGGTAGCTGATGACCAATTTTCTTTGGCAATTGGTAAAAAGGGTCAGAATGTCCGTTTGGCAGCCAAGCTTACAGGCTGGAAAATTGACGTCCGTGCGCCACAGGCCAAGATGACTCTTGAAGTTGCTGAAGCTGAAAAAGAGGGAGAGGTGCAGAAAACCGAAGTTCTAAGTGCCGAACCCGTAGAAGTTAAGGACGAACAAGAAAAAAGTGAAGAACCTAAAAAAGAGTCAGAAAAACCCAAAAAAGCCAAGAAAAAGAAAAAAGAGGAATAA
- the tig gene encoding trigger factor, protein MTFAANKLKDSQVQLIVNLNKEDLLLYALEAEKGLAKEVKVEGFRLGKASKEAIRKKVGEQTIREEALNLAIQSTMAKILSEEKFDVMEQSDFMIKENSADKLIYQIRLTVFPEVKLGDYKGLTVKRNLISVNEVEVKKILQEIVSSRAILKEVKKPAKTGDRVEVDFLVKDAGALIDGGKSENHPLVIGEDKFIPGFEAQIIGLKTGEKKSFSLKIPDDFYQKSIAGKNLDFEIVLKRVEERTVPKLDDSFARSLGQFQMLAELEASIKQGLTLEKEAKEKDRMRLTILNEIADKTKVDVPSMLVEKHLDSMVQGLDNELHEKGMELGLYLAHIKKTQEDLRRDWRNKAEEQVKISLIVRAVGKEERFEVSESEINRELELVLQQYMARGGADGGPGGQEILQNIDPEQMKSKIHNALLNEKVFEFLEKHTKFI, encoded by the coding sequence ATGACTTTTGCCGCTAATAAATTAAAAGATTCGCAAGTCCAATTAATCGTAAATCTTAATAAGGAAGACTTGCTTTTGTATGCGTTAGAAGCAGAAAAAGGGCTAGCCAAAGAAGTAAAAGTTGAAGGGTTTCGGCTGGGTAAGGCGTCAAAGGAAGCAATACGAAAAAAAGTAGGCGAACAAACAATTCGCGAAGAGGCGCTCAACCTGGCCATCCAGTCCACTATGGCTAAAATATTATCCGAAGAGAAATTTGACGTGATGGAACAGTCAGATTTTATGATAAAAGAAAATTCAGCCGATAAATTGATATATCAGATTAGATTGACAGTTTTCCCTGAGGTCAAATTGGGGGATTACAAAGGTTTGACAGTAAAAAGAAACTTAATTTCGGTGAATGAAGTCGAAGTTAAAAAGATATTGCAAGAAATTGTCAGCTCCCGGGCTATATTAAAAGAGGTAAAAAAGCCGGCCAAGACGGGCGATCGCGTGGAGGTGGATTTTTTAGTTAAAGATGCCGGCGCATTAATAGATGGCGGCAAAAGTGAAAATCATCCTTTAGTAATTGGCGAGGATAAGTTTATTCCTGGTTTTGAAGCCCAAATTATCGGGTTAAAAACCGGTGAAAAAAAGAGTTTTTCACTCAAAATTCCGGATGATTTTTATCAGAAATCAATTGCCGGAAAGAATTTAGATTTTGAGATAGTGCTTAAGCGTGTAGAGGAGAGAACCGTGCCGAAGCTGGATGATTCTTTTGCCAGGAGCCTAGGGCAGTTTCAAATGCTTGCAGAACTTGAGGCTAGCATAAAACAAGGACTGACCCTGGAAAAAGAAGCGAAAGAAAAAGACCGGATGAGGTTGACCATTTTGAACGAAATAGCCGATAAAACAAAAGTTGACGTTCCGTCGATGCTGGTTGAAAAACACCTGGATTCCATGGTACAGGGGCTAGACAACGAATTGCATGAAAAAGGCATGGAACTCGGGTTGTATTTAGCGCACATCAAAAAGACCCAGGAAGATCTTCGCCGTGATTGGCGCAACAAGGCGGAGGAGCAGGTAAAAATAAGTTTGATAGTTAGGGCAGTTGGCAAAGAGGAACGTTTTGAGGTTAGCGAAAGCGAAATTAACAGAGAGCTGGAACTTGTGCTCCAGCAATATATGGCAAGAGGGGGCGCCGACGGTGGACCAGGCGGGCAGGAAATTTTACAAAATATTGATCCGGAGCAGATGAAAAGCAAAATTCATAATGCGTTACTCAATGAAAAAGTGTTTGAGTTTTTGGAAAAACACACAAAATTTATTTAA
- a CDS encoding DoxX family membrane protein encodes MFTSSRYSYLALRLGLAVVFLWFGIDKMFRPAYWLNAWVPQNIQTLIAQFSVTGLQFIYLNGIFEILVGLSLITGVFAKFFSVLAILFLLSVLIFVGISEVTVRDFAMIGGFIAIVFWPNGNRRF; translated from the coding sequence ATGTTTACCTCTTCTCGTTATTCATATCTAGCTTTGAGACTTGGCTTAGCTGTGGTTTTTTTGTGGTTCGGTATAGACAAGATGTTTCGTCCAGCCTATTGGCTTAATGCTTGGGTGCCGCAGAATATTCAGACACTTATAGCGCAGTTTAGCGTTACCGGTTTGCAATTTATTTATCTTAATGGTATTTTTGAAATTCTTGTTGGATTGAGTTTGATTACCGGAGTGTTTGCCAAATTTTTTTCAGTCTTGGCTATCCTGTTTTTGTTAAGCGTTTTAATTTTTGTTGGAATAAGCGAGGTGACTGTCCGCGATTTCGCAATGATAGGAGGATTTATAGCAATCGTGTTTTGGCCAAATGGAAATAGAAGATTTTAA